The following coding sequences lie in one Candidatus Neptunochlamydia sp. REUL1 genomic window:
- a CDS encoding class I SAM-dependent methyltransferase, whose protein sequence is MLYFVVTLSVLFIGLLLLLLFTWKNGVSPMPTSHKIRDALLENLPELNDGTIIELGSGWGNILFPLSKKYADCSIIGFENSPIPYLFSSFLNHSKNLKIVRHDFFEKPLRDANLIVCYLFPKSMERLKEKLERELCPGTHVVSHTHEIPTWKPKQTISVDSSMIYLYEVPGRSETI, encoded by the coding sequence ATGCTCTATTTTGTTGTAACGCTTAGTGTTCTTTTTATCGGGCTCCTCCTTCTTCTCCTTTTTACGTGGAAGAATGGGGTCTCGCCGATGCCCACATCTCACAAGATACGCGATGCTCTTTTAGAAAACCTTCCTGAGCTAAATGACGGAACGATTATTGAACTGGGCTCAGGGTGGGGGAACATTCTTTTCCCTCTATCGAAGAAATATGCAGATTGCTCGATTATTGGTTTTGAAAACTCACCGATTCCCTATCTTTTTTCTTCCTTTCTCAATCACTCGAAAAATCTAAAAATCGTGAGACATGACTTTTTTGAAAAGCCTCTGCGAGATGCAAACCTTATTGTCTGCTATCTTTTCCCAAAGAGTATGGAGCGTCTTAAAGAAAAATTAGAGAGGGAACTGTGCCCAGGAACCCATGTTGTTTCCCACACTCATGAGATTCCAACTTGGAAGCCAAAACAAACCATTTCCGTTGACTCGTCGATGATCTATTTGTACGAGGTCCCTGGAAGGTCTGAAACAATTTAA
- a CDS encoding IS630 family transposase, giving the protein MKKTLNHPKACETKRQIFQGKIAEYKRLGKPIVYIDESGFAHDMPRTHGYSKIGQRCFGTHDWGAKGRTNAIGALLGTSLLTLALFECNINTDAFSIWAEEDLLPKLPSESILVMDNASFHKSKSMQEKIHAAGHTLEYLPPYSPDLNPIEHKWAQAKSKRRKYQCGIDELFKEHCL; this is encoded by the coding sequence ATAAAAAAAACGCTCAACCATCCCAAGGCCTGCGAAACAAAAAGACAAATCTTTCAAGGAAAAATCGCAGAATATAAACGTTTGGGAAAGCCAATTGTATATATTGATGAAAGCGGGTTTGCCCATGATATGCCCCGCACCCACGGTTACTCCAAAATAGGACAGCGATGTTTTGGTACTCATGATTGGGGAGCAAAAGGAAGAACAAATGCAATAGGGGCATTACTTGGAACAAGCCTCCTTACACTTGCGTTATTCGAGTGCAATATTAATACAGATGCCTTTTCCATTTGGGCAGAGGAGGACTTGCTACCGAAACTTCCCTCTGAAAGTATTCTGGTTATGGATAATGCTTCATTCCATAAAAGCAAATCTATGCAAGAGAAGATCCACGCTGCAGGCCATACCTTGGAATATCTTCCTCCCTATTCCCCTGATCTAAACCCTATTGAACACAAGTGGGCACAGGCAAAGTCTAAGCGAAGAAAATATCAATGTGGAATAGACGAACTTTTCAAGGAGCACTGCCTATAA
- a CDS encoding IS630 transposase-related protein, whose amino-acid sequence MTYSLDFRKKVLSIRSKEKLSFAQVARRFGVSVNSVFLWSKRLEPRRTKIRPAIKIDREILMEDIKKYPDAFNYERAHRLKVSTSGIRCAMKRLRISYKKNAQPSQGLRNKKTNLSRKNRRI is encoded by the coding sequence ATGACATATTCGCTAGATTTTAGAAAAAAAGTTCTATCGATCCGAAGCAAAGAAAAATTAAGCTTTGCCCAAGTAGCAAGACGCTTTGGAGTAAGTGTAAATAGTGTGTTTCTCTGGTCTAAGAGGTTAGAGCCGAGGCGCACTAAAATCAGACCTGCAATAAAGATTGATAGAGAGATCTTGATGGAGGATATCAAGAAATACCCTGATGCCTTCAACTATGAACGAGCACATCGTCTCAAAGTAAGCACTTCAGGCATTCGGTGTGCCATGAAGAGGTTAAGAATTAGCTATAAAAAAAACGCTCAACCATCCCAAGGCCTGCGAAACAAAAAGACAAATCTTTCAAGGAAAAATCGCAGAATATAA
- a CDS encoding phospho-sugar mutase produces the protein MTKSLPKEIEIKVQEWLSDSFDKETQQEVQKLLEGNSAVVIDAFYTTVAFGTGGMRSVMGVGTNRLNKYTIRFATQGLANYILKQSVPHPKVFIGYDSRHHSREFAEETARVLAGNKIETFITKDLRPTPFVSFGCRHHGCTAAVMITASHNPPEYNGYKVYWSDGAQVVPPHDVGIMAEVEKVTHPNAVELAPFKDSLIHEVGKEDDEAYFEVLTPLQNHPEANQKEGNSLHIIYSPLHGCGSTTLPEALKRWGFTNLSFVEAQKLPDRDFPAAHSPNPEQKETLQLGIDQLLAEKGDIFIATDPDADRMGVVVRHQEKSIILNGNQIASLCLYYLCNTKSLPENSAAVTTIVTTELFRLIAESYNVTPFEVLTGFKYIGEKIHEWEQTHDRSFLFGAEESLGFLYGTHSRDKDATIAACLLAEMTLQLKKKGKTLIDLLNEIYKKYGPFLEAQLSIPFGGGKEGMEKMKTVMEALRRSPPNEINKQKVIEVTDYLSDHTALPKSNVLLFRVDDHSKFVIRPSGTEPKIKIYGLVRHNEKGKLNTSLESLKNLLLKTT, from the coding sequence ATGACAAAGTCCTTGCCGAAAGAAATAGAAATAAAAGTACAAGAGTGGCTTTCTGATTCCTTCGATAAAGAAACCCAACAAGAGGTTCAAAAGCTTTTAGAAGGAAATTCAGCAGTTGTCATCGATGCGTTTTATACAACGGTTGCCTTTGGAACCGGAGGAATGCGCAGTGTGATGGGAGTCGGAACCAATCGACTGAACAAATATACCATTCGGTTTGCCACACAAGGGCTTGCAAACTATATCTTAAAACAAAGCGTCCCTCATCCAAAGGTATTTATTGGGTATGACTCGAGACATCATTCTCGAGAGTTTGCAGAAGAAACAGCACGGGTCCTTGCAGGGAATAAGATTGAGACCTTTATTACAAAGGATCTCCGCCCAACCCCTTTTGTCTCCTTTGGCTGTCGCCACCATGGCTGCACTGCCGCAGTCATGATCACAGCTTCGCATAACCCACCGGAATACAACGGTTACAAGGTATATTGGAGCGATGGAGCACAGGTTGTCCCCCCCCACGACGTAGGAATCATGGCTGAGGTAGAAAAAGTCACCCACCCAAATGCAGTGGAACTTGCCCCCTTTAAAGATTCTTTGATTCATGAAGTCGGAAAAGAGGATGATGAAGCCTACTTTGAAGTATTAACCCCTCTCCAAAATCATCCCGAAGCCAATCAAAAAGAAGGAAACTCCCTCCACATCATCTACTCCCCTCTGCATGGATGTGGTAGTACTACCCTTCCAGAAGCGCTCAAGAGGTGGGGATTTACAAATCTCTCCTTTGTTGAAGCACAAAAGCTTCCCGATAGAGATTTCCCTGCTGCCCACTCTCCAAACCCTGAGCAAAAAGAAACCCTGCAACTCGGAATTGACCAACTTTTAGCTGAAAAAGGCGATATATTTATTGCAACCGATCCCGATGCAGACCGGATGGGAGTTGTTGTTCGCCATCAAGAGAAAAGCATCATCCTCAACGGAAATCAGATTGCCTCCCTATGCCTCTATTATCTTTGCAACACCAAATCTCTTCCAGAAAATAGCGCTGCTGTTACAACAATTGTCACGACAGAGCTCTTTCGCCTTATCGCCGAGTCCTACAACGTCACCCCCTTTGAAGTCCTCACAGGCTTCAAGTATATTGGGGAGAAGATCCATGAATGGGAGCAAACCCACGACCGCTCTTTCCTCTTTGGCGCTGAAGAATCTCTAGGATTTCTTTACGGAACCCATTCCCGCGATAAGGATGCGACTATCGCAGCCTGCCTCCTTGCTGAAATGACCCTCCAGCTTAAAAAAAAGGGCAAGACTCTGATCGATCTCCTAAATGAGATCTACAAAAAATACGGTCCCTTTTTAGAAGCCCAACTTTCTATCCCCTTTGGAGGAGGAAAAGAAGGAATGGAAAAGATGAAAACCGTTATGGAAGCTCTAAGAAGGTCTCCCCCTAATGAAATCAATAAACAAAAAGTGATTGAAGTGACCGACTACCTATCAGATCATACCGCGCTTCCAAAATCCAATGTTTTACTCTTTCGAGTTGACGACCACAGCAAGTTTGTCATCCGCCCTTCTGGGACAGAGCCAAAAATCAAAATCTATGGACTGGTTCGCCACAACGAAAAAGGGAAGCTTAATACTTCCCTTGAATCGCTAAAAAATCTTCTTCTAAAAACTACTTAA